From the Lathyrus oleraceus cultivar Zhongwan6 chromosome 4, CAAS_Psat_ZW6_1.0, whole genome shotgun sequence genome, one window contains:
- the LOC127138612 gene encoding uncharacterized protein LOC127138612 encodes MYVDHAFSISDEDMMMETSYTANNKPPIKEIGLAIALLVFGTLGIIIGSLMAYKHVGGDTAHGLFFAILGSVLFIPGFYYTRIAYYAYKGYKGFSFSNIPPV; translated from the exons ATGTACGTAGATCACGCATTCTCGATTTCAGATGAAGACATGATGATGGAAACATCTTACACGGCGAATAACAAACCGCCGATCAAGGAGATCGGTCTCGCCATTGCTCTTCTCGTCTTCGGAACCCTAGGTATCATCATCGGTTCTCTTATGGCGTATAAGCACGTCGGCGGCGATACCGCTCACG GTCTTTTCTTTGCAATACTGGGATCAGTCTTGTTTATACCAGGCTTCTACTATACGCGGATTGCATATTACGCTTACAAAGGATACAAAGGGTTCTCTTTCTCTAACATACCTCCTGTATAG